In Pseudoxanthomonas sp. SE1, the genomic stretch ATTGCATCCATGCCGCCATCCTAGGCCACGGGGTGCATGCGGACCATGACCGCGCGTCCGTCCGTTCATGCGCAGGCGTCCGCCTCGGTCGGATTCCGGACGATGGGGCATATCCGCGGAACGCACGGGAATGGTCGCCGGCGGCACGCGGCGCTGGAATGGCATGGCGTCCAGCGGCGCTCCGTCGACGACGCCTTCCCCAACCCCAACGAGGCTTTCCCATGAACACCACCAAGCTTTCCGGTCTTTCCGTCGCGGTTGCCGCTGCCGCCCTGTTCCTCGGCGCGCCGATGGCCCACGCGGCCGAATCCGGCTCGGCCAAAGTCGGCCATTGCGTCGGCGCCAATGCCTGCAAGGGACAGGGCGCGTGCAAGAGCGCATCCAATGCGTGCAAGGGCCAGAACGCATGCAAAGGCCACGGCTTCACCGAGTCCACCGCCGAGACCTGCAAGACGGCCGGTGGCAAGTTCGAAGCGCCCAAGCCGCAGAAGAAGGCGGCCGACGCGAAGAAGGCCAACAGCTGACGCCACGCGCGAGCGACGACACGCCATGACGACAGTCCTGCACGGTTTCGGCCTGGGCCTGCGCCCGCAGCACTACGACGCGCTGCTCGCAGGCAGCGCGCGCGTGGACTGGCTGGAGATCCTCAGCGAAAACTACCTGGTCGAAGGTGGCCGGCCGCTGTGGATGCTGGACCGGATGGCCGAACGCTGGCCGGTCGCAATGCATGGCGTCTCGCTCAACATCGGCGGCAGCGATCCGCTGGACCGCGATTACCTGCGCGCGCTGGGCCGCCTGGCCCGGCGCGTGCGGCCGCGGATCGTGTCCGACCACGTGTGCTGGACCCGCCACGGCGGCGTCCAGTTCCACGACCTGCTGCCGCTGCCGCAGAACGACGACACGGTGAACCACGTCGCCGCACGCATCCGCCAGGTGCAGGATGCCCTCGGCATGCCGCTGGTGCTGGAGAACGTGTCCAGCTACCTGCGCTTCGCCGATGACACGCTGGACGAGGCACAGTTCCTGTCCGCGCTGGTGGCCGAGAGCGGGTGCGGGCTGCTGCTGGACGTGAACAACGTCTTCGTCAACGCGCACAACCACGGTTTCGACGCGGTCGCCTTCCTCGACCGCCTGCCACGCAGCGCAGTGCGGCAGATCCACCTGGCCGGGCACAGCGTGGACGTGCAGGGCAGCGGTCTGCTGATCGACACGCACGACGCGCCGGTGCCCGATGGCGTGTGGTCGCTGTACGCAGAGGCCGTGCGGCGGTTCGGCGCGGTGCCGGCGATGATCGAACGCGACGACCACATTCCGCCGCTCGACGAGCTGCTGGCCGAACTGGACATCGCGCGCAGGGTCGTGGCGGACGCGGCGCGCCTGGAGCAGGCCGCATGAATGCCGCCGTGCCACTTCCGGGCCGGCAGCAGGTGTTCGCGCACTGGTTGCTGCGTGGTGATATGCGCGACGCACCCGCGATCCGGGCACGGGACGTGCACGACCGCACGACGCGGCTGCGCGTGTACGCCGACGGCTACCGCTGGCGGTTGGTCGAGGTGCTGGGCAACGACTACCCCGTGTTGCGTGCGTCGCTTGGCGCGGATCGTTTCGATGTACTGGCGGCGCGCTACCTCGATGCGTGTCCCTCGCGGCACCCTTCGGTCCGCCACGTGGGCGCTCGGTTCCCGCGCTGGTTGGCCACGCACGCAAGCGATGATCGCGTGCTGTCCAACCTGGCCCGCCTGGAGTGGCGGCAGGGCGAAGTGTTCGATGCGGCCGACGCCTCCCCGTGCACGCTCGACGACCTGCTGGCGGTAGCGCACGAACGATGGCCGCAGCTGCGCGTGATGCTGCATCCCGCCGTGCGTCGCCTGGGCCTGCGCAGCAATGCGATTGCGCTGCTCGATGCGCATGCACGGGGCATCCCGTTGCCGTGTCTGACCGCAGAGCCGGTGACGAACTGGCTGCTATGGCGGCACGACTTCGATGTGCACTGGCGACGCCTGCCGCGCGACGAGGCGATGGCGCTGGCCGCGGTCGCGCGTGGCGACGTCTTCGCCGACTGGTGCGTGCGACTGCCGGGCACCTCGCCGGCGTTGCGTGCCGCCGGCCTGCTGAAACGCTGGTTGACGGACGGTCTGGTGGCCGGTCTGTCGACTTCATGACACCCCTGTAGGAGATTCCAATGCAATCCGCTCCCCTGCACGACCGCGTGCTCGCCTTCCTCAACGCCCATGGCTGGATCGGTCCGCTGCTGCTGCGGCTGGTGTTCGGCTATTTCTGGCTGGAGACCGGCTGGGCCAAGTTGAACAACCTGGCCTTCTTCACCGAGCGCTTCGTCGAATGGGGCATTCCCTGGCCTGCCCTGAGTGCCACGGTATGCGCCGGCACGGAATTCGTCGGCGGTGCGCTGATCATGCTCGGCCTGGCCACCCGGCTGACCATGCTGCCGATGATCTTCAACATGCTGGTGGCGCTGGCGGTGGTGGTGCTGCCCGGCATCTCCACGCTGGACGAATTCGTCGAGCTGGACGAAGTGCTGTACGTGGCGGTGTTCGTCTGGCTGCTGTTCGCCGGCCCTGGGCGCGCAAGCCTGGATCATCTGATCGCGCGTCGCGCAGGCACGGCGACGCTCGCGGCCGCCTGACGGAGGTGGGCGGGACGCGCGCCGCGTCCCGCCATCCGGCTCAGAAGCTGTTGTCGCCGTCCAGAATGCGACCCAGGCCGCCCAGCACCGAGCCTTCGCCCCGTGCCTGCCCGCCCGCCTGCGGCGCCGCCTGAAGCATGCGGCCGGCCAGGCGCGAGAACGGCAACGACTGCATCCATACCTTGCCCGGGCCGGTCAGGGTGGCGAGGAACACGCCTTCGCCGCCGAAGAACATGCTCTTGATGCCGCTGACCGGGCGCACGTCCATGTTGACGCTGGCGTGGTAGGCCACCACGCAGCCGGTGTCCACATCGATGCGTTCGCCCGCCTGCAGCTCGCGCTCCACCACGGTGCCGCCGGCGTGCACGAACACCCAGCCGTCGCCTTCCAGCTTCTGCATGATGAAACCCTCGCCGCCGAACAGGCCGGTCAGGATCTTGCGCTGCAGGTGGATGCCGACGGTGACGCCGCGTGCGCCGGCCAGGAAGCTGTCCTTCTGGCAGATCAGGCGGCCGCCGTGGTCGTCCAGCTTCATCGCCAGCACGGTGCCGGGGTAGGGCGCCGCGAAGGCCACCTTGGCCTTGCCCTGGCCGGTATGCGTGTACATGGTGGTGAACAGGCTCTCGCCGGTCAGCACGCGCTTGCCGGCCGAGAACAGCTTGTCCATGAAGCCGCCGCCCTGTCCGCTGTGCGAGCCGTCGCCGAACACCGTGTCCATCTGCACGCTGCTGTCCTTGAACATCAGCGCGCCGGCTTCGGCGATGGCGCTCTCGCCCGGGTCCAGTTCCACTTCGACGAACTGCATGTCGCCACCGACGATGCGGAAATCGATCTCGTCCGCCGCCTTGCGCCCGCCGGAGCCCGGCAGTGGCGGCAGGTGGGGCGGTGGCGTGGCGCCGCCGGCCAGTTCAGGCAGTTCGCGCACGGGTTTCCATTCGCGCATGCCTTCACGCCACGCCAATGCGCCAGGATTGCGCTGCGCATGGCTGCGCGCCGCCTCTTCGTCCAGCGGACCTGTCCGGTCGGGGCTGCCGGGGAGATTGAAGAACCAGTGCGTCATGGGCGTCGTCCTGAGGCTTGGAAAGGGCGCCGAGTCTAGCCCGCCGTCCCCGCGTGCCGTCACCTGCCACCGGTCACGTCGGCTGTCGGAACGTACCTGTCGGCTGCCCGCCGTACGGAAAAACGGACCGGGGCGGGCAACCGCCGTTACCTTTGCCCGGAACGGGACTTCCGGCCATTGCCCCTGTTGTTGCTGTAATGCAACATTCGCGTGCTAGCGCCGCCGCGCGCCCCGACTCCCACCCACTCGGAAAGCCACCGCCATGTCCCGACTCCGCCCGGCCGCCGTCCGGCCGCATCGCCTCGCCTTTGCCATCGCCGCGCTGCTGCCTTTCGGCACCGCCCTCGCCCAGGAAACACCTGCACCCGCCGAACCGGCGACGCAGAGCGCAACCACCCTCGACACCGTCGAAGTGACCGCACAGCGCAAGGTCGAGAACATCCAGGACGTGCCGGTGTCGATCAGCACCATCAACGGCGAACAGCTGGGTGTGCTCGCGTCCGGCGGCACCGACATCCGCTTCCTGTCCGGCCGCGTGCCCAGCCTCAACATCGAATCCTCGTTCGGCCGCGCCTTCCCGCGCTTCTACATCCGTGGCTACGGCAACACCGATTTCCGCCTCAACACCTCGCAGCCGGTCTCGCTGGTGTACGACGACGTGGTGCAGGAAAACCCGATCCTTAAGGGCTTCCCGCTGTTCGACCTGGAGCAGATCGAAGTGCTGCGCGGTCCGCAGGGCTCGCTGTTCGGTCGCAACACGCCGGCCGGCGTGGTGAAGTTCGAATCGGCCAAGCCGTCGCAGGAAACCAGCGGCTATGGCAAGGTCGGCGTGGGCAGCGACAACATGTGGAACCTGGAAGGCGCCGTTGGTGGCGCGCTGAGCGAAAACTGGTCCGCGCGCGCGTCCGTGCTGTACCAGCGCCGCGACGACTGGGTGGAGAACACCTACCCGGGTCCGAACGACGGGTTCGAGGGGTATGACGAATCCGCCGGCCGCGTCCAGTTCCTGTACGAAGGCGATGGCTTCGAGGCACTGCTCAACGCACATGCGCGCAAGCTCAACGGCACTGCGCGCCTGTTCCGCGCCAACATCATCGAGCCGGGCACCAACGACTTCGTCCCCGGTTTCGATGAAGACAAGGTCTCGCAGGACGGCCTGAACTACTCCGAGCTGGAATCGCAGGGCGCCAGTGCGCGCCTGCGCTGGAACCTGGGTGACTACACGCTGCACTCGATCACCGGCTACGAGAGTGTCGAAACCATCAACCGCGGCGACATCGACGGTGGGTATGGCGCGGTGTTCTTGCCCGACTCCGGTCCCGGCGTGATCCCGTTCGCGTCGGAAACCGCCGACGGCATCCCGGACCACTCGCAGTGGACGCAGGAACTCCGCATCGAGTCGGCCTTTGATGGCCCGTGGAACTGGCAGGCCGGCGTGTTCTATTTCAAGGAAGACTACCGCGTCGAAAGCTTCAGCTACGACTCGCTCAACAACAGCGCGCAGGACGGCTACCAGCGCATCCGCCAGACCAATGACGCGTGGGCGGCATTCGGTGCGGTGACGTGGCAGGCGACCGAGCAGCTGGAACTGCGTGCCGGCATGCGCTACACCGTCGACGAAAAGAAGCTGACCGTCGAGGACTACTGGAACACCGGCTTCGCCGCTTGCGTGCTGGCGGGCAAGTGCACGCTGGCGCAGCTGGCCGCGCTCGAACCCGATGGCGACCTCTCCGCATCGCCGGAAGACAAGAAGTTCAACTGGGACCTGTCGGCCACCTACGCGGTCAACGACGACGTCAACGTGTACGCGCGCGCGGCCACCGGCTTCCGCGGCAGCAGCATCCAGGCTGCCGGCGCATTCAACGGCAAGTCGGTCGCCGGTCCGGAAACCGTCACCTCGTTCGAAACGGGCGTGAAGGCCGACTTCTGGGACAAGCGCGCGCGCCTGAGCGCGGGCGTCTTCTATTACCGCGTGAAGGATCAGCAGCTGACCGCCGTCGGCGGCGCTGCCAACGCCAACATCCTGGTCAATGCCGAGAAATCGGTGGGCAAGGGCTTCGAACTGGACCTGCAGGCCTACGTACTGGACAACCTGCTGGTCACGCTGGGTAGCAGCTACAACGACACCGAGATCAAGGACGACGACCTGAACGTCGCTGTCTGTGCGGCCTGCACCGTGACCGATGAGGAAGTGCTGGACGAGAACGGCGATCCGACGGGCCGCTACTACATCGGCGGCAATCGCCTGCCGCAGGCGCCGAAGTGGGTGCACAACTTCACCGCGCGCTACAGCGTCGGCCTGGGCGAGGGCAGCGAGCTCTACGTCTACACCGACTGGGCCTACCGCAGCGAAGTGAACTTCTTCCTGTACGACTCCATCGAATTCACCGGCAAGTCGTCGCTGGAAGGCGGCCTGCGCGTCGGTTACGGCTGGGGTTACGGCGACTACGAAGTCGCGCTGTTCGGCCGCAACATCACCGACCAGCGTCGCATCGTCGGCGGCATCGACTTCAACAACCTGACCGGCTTCATCAACGAGCCGCGCACGGTGGGCGTGGAGTTCAGCGCGAAGTTCTGATCCATCGGCTTTCGTTCGCGGGAGCCGCGTGGAAACGAAAGGCGCCACCTGTCGGGGTGGCGCCTTTTTCTTTACGGGCGGTACAAGCCGTCACGCAGCGCGTCGAGCAGGGTGCCGTCGTCCTGGCGATGTTCCCAGTACATCACGCCACCGAGGCCGCGCTCTCGCACCAGGGCCGCCTTGGCGCGCAAAGCCTGCGGATCCTCATAGGTGACGAAGCTGCCTTCCGTCTCGTTCCACAACCACGCCGCCTGCGCGTCCTTGTCCCAATGCCGCACGTAACCGTTGCGGTCGACGTAGCCCGCCTGCAGGTCGCGCCATGACAGGAACGCCGCGTGTTCGCCGTAGGCCTGGTGCAGCCCTTGGTTGGCGCGCTGTACGCGGACGAACTTGCGACCGTAGAACGCGGCACCGACGTTGAGCTTGGCCGGCGGCACCCCGCCTGCGAGGAATTCGTCCACAGCCGCCATCGTCGTACGTGCGTCGGCCGGCGCCGATGCGGACTTCCCGAGTGCCGCATGATGGCCTGTGGTCGCCGTGAGGCTGCCGAAGAAGTCGTAGGTCATCAGGTTGATCCAGTCCAGCAGCGGCATGATGCGGGACAGGTCAAGCCCGCGCGCCGCCTCGCCGTCCGCCGCGGCGATCGTCAGCAGGTAGTGGCGGCCATCGGCGTTGCCCAGCGTGTCGAGACGCGCGCGCACGGCCTGCAGCAGGCGGGTGAAATTGTCGCGGTCCGCCGGGCTGTGGCCGATGCCGGGACCCGGCAGCGTCGGGTATTCCCAGTCGATGTCGATGCCATCCAGCCGGTGCTGCACGATCAGGCGCGCGGCGCTCTCGGCGAATGTGGCTCGTGTGGTATCGCTCGCGGCGGCTTCGGAGAAGTTGCCCGAGCCCCAGCCGCCGACCGACAGCAGCAGCTTCAGGTCCGGATTGTCCGATTTCAGCGCATTGAGGCCGGCGAGCGCAGTCGATGCGGTGTCGCCGCGCAGGAAGATCTCATGTCGTGGATCAACGTGCGCGAATGCGAAATTGATCGCATCCAGCTTGCGCGCGTCGATGGGCGGCAGCGTCGCGCCGTCCATCACGTAGCCGATCACGATGGGACGATGCGCAGGTGTTCCGGCGTGGCCGGCGAATGGCAGCAGCGCAAGCAGCACCAGCAGGCAGGTGGCGAAGCGGGGCACAGGCACTCCAGTCGTCGCCGCGTGGGCGGGGCAGACACTATAGCCGCGCGATCACTCCGGTTTGCGCGGCGGGAAGTGCAGCACCACGCCGCGCTGTTCCTCTTCGGATTTCTCCTCACGCACCCACAGCAGCGGCACCTCGCGCGGCGCAGGCAGTTCGAGTTCGTCGTCGCCACGCGCGGTCGCTTCCTCTTCCTCGATCTCCCAGCTGTACTTCTTCTTCGGCAACTCGGGGTCCAGGCGACGGAACAGGAACGCCGCGATCAATCCGGCCACAGCGCCACCCAGGTGCGCCTGCCACGACACGCCAGCCTCGCGCGGCAGTACGGTCAGCACCATGCCGCCGTAGAACAGGAACGCGATCATGCCCGCGGCGATCGCCGCGCGGTCGCGGCGCAGCAGGCCCAGCATGAAGATCATGAACATCAGGCCGTGGGTCAGGCCGCTGGCGCCGAGCGTGTGCGTGCCGGGTTCGGCCAGCAGCCACGGCCCGAGGCCCGCGCCCAGCCACACCAGCGGGATCGCCCACAGCGTCGCGCGCGGATAGACCGCGCCGGCCAGCGTGCCGAGGATCAGCAGTGCCGACGCGTTCGCGGCGATGTGTTCCAGCGAGCCGTGCAGCAGCGGCGCCGTGAGGACGCCCAGCAGGCCCTGCACCGACAGTGGCGAGATGGTGAAGGCGCGCACGTCGAAGCTGTTCTGGGCCGAGTACACGATGGCCAGCAACAGCACGAAGGCCAGGCTCAGGTTGAGCGCGCGCAGCAGCCGCTTGCGGTCGTGGCGCTGTTGGGATTCCGGATCGAACGCCGGGTCGTCGGGGTGCAGGTCCATGGTCCAGTTCTGGCGGCAGCGCCGACGAATGCAAGGGTGGCCGGGTTGGACAGACCATCCCGCGCACGGGATGGTCCGTCAAGCCACGTCAGACCTGAGGCGTCTTCTGCGGCCGTGCCAGGCTCAACGCTACGGTCAGCGCCAGGATCATCGCCACCGTGCCCAGCGACCACAGAACCGGGATCTTGTACACGTCCACCAGCAGCATCTTGCTGCCGATGAAGGCCAGCACCACGGCCAGGCCGTAAGGCAGCAGGTGGAAGCGGTCGGCCATGCCGGCCAGCAGGAAGAACATCGCGCGCAGGCCCAGCACGGCGAACACATTCGACGTCAGCACGATGAACGGGTCCGAGGTGATCGCGAAGATCGCCGGGATGCTGTCCACGGCGAAGATGACGTCGGTCACCGCGATCATCACCAGCACCACGAACAACGGCGTATAGCGGCGGCGCTTGCCGCGGCCCAGCCACAACGCGGCGCCGTGGTAGCGGTTGATCAGCGGCAGGTGACTGGTGATCCAGCGCAGCACGGGGTTCTTGTCCAGGTCCGGCTCCTTGCCGGCGGCGAACCACATCTTGATGCCGGTCAGCAGCAGGAACGCGCCGAACAGGTACAGCAGCCAGTGGAACTTGGCCAGCAGCGCGGCGCCCACGAAGATCAGGATCGCGCGCAGCACGATCGCGCCCAGGATACCGATCACCAGCACGCGCTGGCGCTGCTCCTCGGGGACGCCGAAGTAGGTGAACAGCATCAGGAACACGAAGATGTTGTCGACCGCCAGCGCCTTCTCGAC encodes the following:
- a CDS encoding DUF692 domain-containing protein; translation: MTTVLHGFGLGLRPQHYDALLAGSARVDWLEILSENYLVEGGRPLWMLDRMAERWPVAMHGVSLNIGGSDPLDRDYLRALGRLARRVRPRIVSDHVCWTRHGGVQFHDLLPLPQNDDTVNHVAARIRQVQDALGMPLVLENVSSYLRFADDTLDEAQFLSALVAESGCGLLLDVNNVFVNAHNHGFDAVAFLDRLPRSAVRQIHLAGHSVDVQGSGLLIDTHDAPVPDGVWSLYAEAVRRFGAVPAMIERDDHIPPLDELLAELDIARRVVADAARLEQAA
- a CDS encoding DNA-binding domain-containing protein, producing the protein MNAAVPLPGRQQVFAHWLLRGDMRDAPAIRARDVHDRTTRLRVYADGYRWRLVEVLGNDYPVLRASLGADRFDVLAARYLDACPSRHPSVRHVGARFPRWLATHASDDRVLSNLARLEWRQGEVFDAADASPCTLDDLLAVAHERWPQLRVMLHPAVRRLGLRSNAIALLDAHARGIPLPCLTAEPVTNWLLWRHDFDVHWRRLPRDEAMALAAVARGDVFADWCVRLPGTSPALRAAGLLKRWLTDGLVAGLSTS
- a CDS encoding DoxX family protein yields the protein MQSAPLHDRVLAFLNAHGWIGPLLLRLVFGYFWLETGWAKLNNLAFFTERFVEWGIPWPALSATVCAGTEFVGGALIMLGLATRLTMLPMIFNMLVALAVVVLPGISTLDEFVELDEVLYVAVFVWLLFAGPGRASLDHLIARRAGTATLAAA
- a CDS encoding TIGR00266 family protein encodes the protein MTHWFFNLPGSPDRTGPLDEEAARSHAQRNPGALAWREGMREWKPVRELPELAGGATPPPHLPPLPGSGGRKAADEIDFRIVGGDMQFVEVELDPGESAIAEAGALMFKDSSVQMDTVFGDGSHSGQGGGFMDKLFSAGKRVLTGESLFTTMYTHTGQGKAKVAFAAPYPGTVLAMKLDDHGGRLICQKDSFLAGARGVTVGIHLQRKILTGLFGGEGFIMQKLEGDGWVFVHAGGTVVERELQAGERIDVDTGCVVAYHASVNMDVRPVSGIKSMFFGGEGVFLATLTGPGKVWMQSLPFSRLAGRMLQAAPQAGGQARGEGSVLGGLGRILDGDNSF
- a CDS encoding TonB-dependent receptor → MSRLRPAAVRPHRLAFAIAALLPFGTALAQETPAPAEPATQSATTLDTVEVTAQRKVENIQDVPVSISTINGEQLGVLASGGTDIRFLSGRVPSLNIESSFGRAFPRFYIRGYGNTDFRLNTSQPVSLVYDDVVQENPILKGFPLFDLEQIEVLRGPQGSLFGRNTPAGVVKFESAKPSQETSGYGKVGVGSDNMWNLEGAVGGALSENWSARASVLYQRRDDWVENTYPGPNDGFEGYDESAGRVQFLYEGDGFEALLNAHARKLNGTARLFRANIIEPGTNDFVPGFDEDKVSQDGLNYSELESQGASARLRWNLGDYTLHSITGYESVETINRGDIDGGYGAVFLPDSGPGVIPFASETADGIPDHSQWTQELRIESAFDGPWNWQAGVFYFKEDYRVESFSYDSLNNSAQDGYQRIRQTNDAWAAFGAVTWQATEQLELRAGMRYTVDEKKLTVEDYWNTGFAACVLAGKCTLAQLAALEPDGDLSASPEDKKFNWDLSATYAVNDDVNVYARAATGFRGSSIQAAGAFNGKSVAGPETVTSFETGVKADFWDKRARLSAGVFYYRVKDQQLTAVGGAANANILVNAEKSVGKGFELDLQAYVLDNLLVTLGSSYNDTEIKDDDLNVAVCAACTVTDEEVLDENGDPTGRYYIGGNRLPQAPKWVHNFTARYSVGLGEGSELYVYTDWAYRSEVNFFLYDSIEFTGKSSLEGGLRVGYGWGYGDYEVALFGRNITDQRRIVGGIDFNNLTGFINEPRTVGVEFSAKF
- a CDS encoding glycoside hydrolase family 18 protein is translated as MPRFATCLLVLLALLPFAGHAGTPAHRPIVIGYVMDGATLPPIDARKLDAINFAFAHVDPRHEIFLRGDTASTALAGLNALKSDNPDLKLLLSVGGWGSGNFSEAAASDTTRATFAESAARLIVQHRLDGIDIDWEYPTLPGPGIGHSPADRDNFTRLLQAVRARLDTLGNADGRHYLLTIAAADGEAARGLDLSRIMPLLDWINLMTYDFFGSLTATTGHHAALGKSASAPADARTTMAAVDEFLAGGVPPAKLNVGAAFYGRKFVRVQRANQGLHQAYGEHAAFLSWRDLQAGYVDRNGYVRHWDKDAQAAWLWNETEGSFVTYEDPQALRAKAALVRERGLGGVMYWEHRQDDGTLLDALRDGLYRP
- a CDS encoding rhomboid family intramembrane serine protease, with protein sequence MDLHPDDPAFDPESQQRHDRKRLLRALNLSLAFVLLLAIVYSAQNSFDVRAFTISPLSVQGLLGVLTAPLLHGSLEHIAANASALLILGTLAGAVYPRATLWAIPLVWLGAGLGPWLLAEPGTHTLGASGLTHGLMFMIFMLGLLRRDRAAIAAGMIAFLFYGGMVLTVLPREAGVSWQAHLGGAVAGLIAAFLFRRLDPELPKKKYSWEIEEEEATARGDDELELPAPREVPLLWVREEKSEEEQRGVVLHFPPRKPE
- a CDS encoding TerC family protein, which encodes METIGNPWLWAGFGGLVVIALLVDLVLMRHGGAHKVTFKEAAWWSLGWIALAMIFNGALWWYVGETSGAVEANRVGLEFLTGYLVEKALAVDNIFVFLMLFTYFGVPEEQRQRVLVIGILGAIVLRAILIFVGAALLAKFHWLLYLFGAFLLLTGIKMWFAAGKEPDLDKNPVLRWITSHLPLINRYHGAALWLGRGKRRRYTPLFVVLVMIAVTDVIFAVDSIPAIFAITSDPFIVLTSNVFAVLGLRAMFFLLAGMADRFHLLPYGLAVVLAFIGSKMLLVDVYKIPVLWSLGTVAMILALTVALSLARPQKTPQV